Proteins from one Lolium rigidum isolate FL_2022 unplaced genomic scaffold, APGP_CSIRO_Lrig_0.1 contig_36661_1, whole genome shotgun sequence genomic window:
- the LOC124681227 gene encoding beta-glucosidase BoGH3B-like — MWACGLNATGGAQWTKMPLQPRSSVAHEAHRNRNTDPELAKKIGAATALEVRATGIPYVFAPCVAVCRDPRWGRCYESFSEDPKVVQLMASVISGLQGEIPSGGRRGAPFVAGGGKRNVAACSKHYVGDGGTAGGANEGDTAATFHELLSVHMPPYYTAVAQGVSTVMVSFSGWNGAKMHANRFLITDFLKTTLRFRGFVISDWGGIERITTPKGADYMLSVKLSIMAGIDMIMIPYTYTEFIDDLSTLVKNGTIPMSRIDDAVRRILRVKFTMGLFENPYADNSLAGELGKQEHRDLAREAVRKSLVLLKNGKPGEKPLLPLPKNAGTILVAGSHAHNLGYQCGGWTITWQGVGGNNLTTGTTILEGIKRTVGHGTEVVYSENPDAGFMRQNEARFDYAVVVVGEPPYAESFGDNHNLTIPAPGPSVIRDVCGSVRCAVVLVSGRPLLVEPYMGAIDALVAAWLPGTEGQGVSDVLFGDYGFTGKLARTWFRSVEQLPMNVGDARYDPLFPFGFGLQTRAYGR; from the exons ATGTGGGCATGCGGGTTGAATGCGACCGGCGGGGCTCAGTGGACGAAGATGCCACTCCAACCTCGGTCGTCGGTTGCACACGAAGCTCATCGCAACCGAAATAC GGACCCGGAGCTAGCGAAGAAGATCGGAGCGGCGACGGCGCTGGAGGTGAGGGCGACGGGGATCCCGTACGTGTTCGCTCCGTGCGTGGCGGTGTGCAGGGACCCCAGGTGGGGCCGGTGCTACGAGAGCTTCAGCGAGGACCCCAAGGTGGTGCAGCTCATGGCCTCCGTCATCTCGGGCCTCCAGGGCGAGATCCCCTcgggcggccgccgcggcgcgCCGTTCGTGGCCGGCGGCGGGAAGCGCAACGTCGCGGCGTGCTCGAAGCACTACGTCGGCGACGGCGGCACGGCCGGCGGTGCCAACGAGGGCGACACGGCGGCCACCTTCCACGAGCTGCTCAGCGTCCACATGCCGCCCTACTACACCGCCGTCGCCCAGGGCGTCTCCACCGTCATGGTCTCTTTCTCTGGCTGGAACGGCGCCAAGATGCACGCCAACCGTTTCCTCATCACCGACTTCCTCAAAACCACGCTCAGATTCAGG GGTTTCGTGATCTCGGATTGGGGAGGGATTGAGAGGATAACGACACCTAAAGGTGCCGACTACATGCTGTCCGTCAAGCTGTCGATTATGGCCGGCATTGACATG ATCATGATCCCGTACACGTACACAGAGTTCATCGACGACCTCAGCACGTTGGTGAAGAACGGCACGATCCCAATGAGCCGGATCGACGACGCCGTCCGTCGGATCCTCCGTGTCAAGTTCACCATGGGCCTCTTCGAGAACCCTTACGCCGACAACAGCCTCGCCGGCGAGCTCGGCAAACAGGAGCACCGCGACCTGGCGCGGGAGGCCGTGAGGAAGTCCCTCGTCCTGCTCAAGAACGGCAAGCCCGGCGAGAAACCGCTCCTGCCGCTGCCCAAGAATGCCGGCACCATCCTGGTCGCCGGCAGCCACGCCCACAACCTCGGCTACCAGTGCGGCGGCTGGACCATCACCTGGCAGGGCGTCGGCGGCAACAACCTCACCACCG GGACTACGATCCTCGAAGGCATCAAGCGCACCGTTGGGCACGGCACGGAGGTGGTCTACTCAGAGAACCCCGACGCCGGCTTCATGCGGCAGAACGAGGCCCGCTTCGACTACGCCGTCGTGGTCGTCGGCGAGCCGCCCTACGCCGAGTCGTTCGGCGACAACCACAACCTGACCATCCCGGCGCCAGGGCCAAGCGTGATCCGGGATGTGTGCGGCAGCGTCCGGTGCGCCGTGGTGCTGGTCTCCGGCAGGCCTCTGTTGGTGGAGCCGTACATGGGCGCGATCGACGCGCTGGTGGCGGCGTGGCTGCCGGGGACGGAGGGGCAGGGCGTGAGCGACGTGCTGTTCGGCGACTACGGCTTCACCGGGAAGCTGGCGCGCACGTGGTTCCGATCGGTCGAGCAGCTGCCGATGAACGTCGGCGACGCGCGGTACGATCCCTTGTTCCCGTTCGGATTCGGGCTCCAGACACGCGCCTACGGCCGCTGA